A single region of the Salvia miltiorrhiza cultivar Shanhuang (shh) chromosome 8, IMPLAD_Smil_shh, whole genome shotgun sequence genome encodes:
- the LOC130997087 gene encoding glycine-rich RNA-binding protein RZ1C-like: protein MGTRNGKEVLVAAKGSTSSSKGGKKKWKGPKGKHDHEASGSGKAKVDGPTGGVNKPTAKGKCFKCGKVGHWKKDCPVLKAKGQGLQANKGASK from the exons atgggcacgcgcaatgggaaagaggtccttgttgctgccaagggatctacttcttcgtcgaaaggcgggaaaaagaagtggaaaggtccaaagggcaagcatgaccatgaggctagtgggagcggtaaagccaaagtagatggccctaccggcggcgtgaacaagccaacggccaagggaaagtgcttcaagtgcggcaaggttgggcattggaagaaagattgtccagtgctcaaggcaaagggacaag ggcttcaagccaacaagggagctagcaagtga